Genomic window (Leptolyngbya sp. 'hensonii'):
GATGGAACCGATGTGAAACGGATATCCTGCTCCAGGAGCACTGCTGCAGCAGTATTCGACAAAGGTTTAGCAAAGAAATATCCCTGGCCATATTCACAGTTGAGTCTCTCCAGGCGATCTCGCTGAATCGCAGTCTCAATTCCTTCTGCCACCACATCCATGCCCAGGGTATGACCCAACACAATAATGGTCTGAACGATCGCTGCGTCTCCTGTTGCATCAATTTGATTGACAAAGGAGCGATCGACTTTGAGGGTATCGATCGGGAGGCGATGCAGATGACTGAGGGAAGAATAACCAGTGCCAAAATCATCCAGGCTAAGGCGTACATTCAACGCCTTCAAGCGCTGAAGTAGCACGATCGTGGCTTCAATATCTGACATGGCCATACTCTCTGTAATTTCCAGCTTCAGGCTACAGCCATCCAACCCGGTAGACCTGAGGGTCTGCTCCACATGTTCGACCAAACCCGGCTGGGTAAATTGCTGACTGGACAGATTAACGCTAACGACCAGGGGAGGATTGGGCTGAAATTGAGCCTGCCAGAGACTGATTTGATTGCAGGCAGCATGAATAATCCATTGCCCCAGCGGCACAATTAACCCAATTTCTTCAGCAACAGGAATAAATTCACTGGGCGGAATAAAACCTTCCTGGGGATGAGGCCAGCGCAACAACGCCTCAAAACCCGTTACTCTACCCGATTTCAAAACGACGATCGGCTGATAATGGAGCTGAAACTCCTGCTGCTCCAGGGCCCGGTGCAGCTCAGTTTCCAGTTGCAGGCGACGCACAATCTGGGTCCGCATACCCACAGCAAAGACCTCGTGCCGGGATTTTCCTGCTGCTTTGGCCCGATACATCGCCGTATGAGCATCCCGAAGCAAGTCATCCGCCTTACAGTCCTGGCCCATAGGGTTGAGGGCAATCCCCATACTGGCACTGGTAAAAATTTCCTGCCGCTGAATCAGGAAAGGAATGGTCATCTCTTCCGTAATTTGTTCAATCAGGTGAGGCAGTTCTGTGGCATCCTGGACTCCCGGTAGAGCAACAGCAAATTCATCCCCCCCCACCCGAGCCAGCAACGTAGATTTTGGGAGGCAGGCTTTTAACCGCTGGCTGGCCTTGATTAACAGTTGATCACCAGCTTGGTGACCCATACTATCGTTAATCGCCTTAAATCGATCGAGCCCAATCAGTACAACGGCCAGCATAGAAGCTTGAGCCTGTTGCCCATCCCGTTCAATCGTCCCTTCCACCAGGTGCTTACCGGCTCGACGAGAATGGCGGATCATCCAATGCAATCGCTGCAAGAAAAAAGCTCGATTCGGTAACCCGGAGAGCGCATCATGAAAGGCGTTATACAGCAGTTTGTAGGCCACAACCCCTGCTCCCGTAATCATCAGGGTTAGTGCTGGGGCAACCACAGGAACCCAACCGGACCGGGTAAAGATTATAAAGGAAAGGCATCCCAGACTGCCGAGAGCCACGATTGTGACCAGTCCCAGAGCCACCGGGTGCTGTAATCGCCAGACCAGAATGCCACCGACTAAAGCCCAACCCCACATCCAAAGCAATTCCGCCCATTGCGGCCAGAACCAGAACAGCGGCTGTCCATCCAGAACTGTACTTAAAATCTGGCTGATCAGTTGGGCATGAATCGTGACCCCCGTCGCCATGTCGGTATTTTCTCGATCAGCTGCGCTGTAGGGTGTCGTGAACAAATCTTTGAGGCTGGGAGCTGTACTCCCAATCAGCACAATTTTGCCTCTGACCAGAGCTGGGTCAAAATCCTGATTCAGCACCTGAGTCACCGAAACTTGGGGAGCCACTTGATGTCGCGATCGATAGGCCAGGAGAATTTGGTACCCCGAATTATCAATCTTCTGATATCCACCAGAAGTTGGGTCCAAAGCTGTGAATGTGGTGTTGCCAATATAGAGGGCATGATCATCTGCTTTGAACGGATACTCACGTTCATCCAGATATTGCAGACTGATCCGCAGGGAAAAGGAGTACAGATCAGTTCTTTCCGCAGAGGTAAATAAAAAATTTCGTCGTATAACGTTATCGGGATCGTGGACCAGATCATTAAAGCCAATGCGCTCTATGGGAAGACCTGGAATTGCCGGAACCCCATCCCCATTAGGATCACGTAACTTCTCAATGGTGATCACATTGGGAGCTTGCAGTTGCTGCAACAGTTCCTGGTGGCCTGGAGGTTGAGGAATATTACGGTACATGTCCAGACCGATCACTTTAGGCTGGTGCACCTGCAGATTTCGGATCAACTTTGCCAGAGTTTCATCTTTCAGGGGCCACTGATTTTGGTTAATGTCTGATTCGGTCAGAGCGACAATCAAGAGACGGGAGTCAATCCCTTTGTCTGGCTGCGATCGCACCATTTGATCGTAGGCCAGTAGCTCTGCAGATTGCAGCATTCCCAATTGCTTGCCCCCTGCCACCAGACCAGTGACCAGCAGGCTAATGGCTATGATAGAGGGTCTGACCCCAGATACAACAGCCTGAAGATGACTCCACTTGAAGCGACGTTCTGTAGTCATACGCAGCAAAAACTTGAACGATCTGGTATTTTGCGGAATACCAGCGGCAACCAATGTATTTGTATTAACACTAGCAGAGCCTTTATTTCCATTCGAGTCTTCATAAAGTTATCCGGAAGGTTCAGTAGCTCCCCCAGGACACAACTGCCAAGCTAGGGCGATTCTAATTTTTTCTATATACGTAATTTAGCGATTGTAAGAATGCTTGT
Coding sequences:
- a CDS encoding EAL domain-containing protein translates to MTTERRFKWSHLQAVVSGVRPSIIAISLLVTGLVAGGKQLGMLQSAELLAYDQMVRSQPDKGIDSRLLIVALTESDINQNQWPLKDETLAKLIRNLQVHQPKVIGLDMYRNIPQPPGHQELLQQLQAPNVITIEKLRDPNGDGVPAIPGLPIERIGFNDLVHDPDNVIRRNFLFTSAERTDLYSFSLRISLQYLDEREYPFKADDHALYIGNTTFTALDPTSGGYQKIDNSGYQILLAYRSRHQVAPQVSVTQVLNQDFDPALVRGKIVLIGSTAPSLKDLFTTPYSAADRENTDMATGVTIHAQLISQILSTVLDGQPLFWFWPQWAELLWMWGWALVGGILVWRLQHPVALGLVTIVALGSLGCLSFIIFTRSGWVPVVAPALTLMITGAGVVAYKLLYNAFHDALSGLPNRAFFLQRLHWMIRHSRRAGKHLVEGTIERDGQQAQASMLAVVLIGLDRFKAINDSMGHQAGDQLLIKASQRLKACLPKSTLLARVGGDEFAVALPGVQDATELPHLIEQITEEMTIPFLIQRQEIFTSASMGIALNPMGQDCKADDLLRDAHTAMYRAKAAGKSRHEVFAVGMRTQIVRRLQLETELHRALEQQEFQLHYQPIVVLKSGRVTGFEALLRWPHPQEGFIPPSEFIPVAEEIGLIVPLGQWIIHAACNQISLWQAQFQPNPPLVVSVNLSSQQFTQPGLVEHVEQTLRSTGLDGCSLKLEITESMAMSDIEATIVLLQRLKALNVRLSLDDFGTGYSSLSHLHRLPIDTLKVDRSFVNQIDATGDAAIVQTIIVLGHTLGMDVVAEGIETAIQRDRLERLNCEYGQGYFFAKPLSNTAAAVLLEQDIRFTSVPSI